Proteins co-encoded in one Arachis hypogaea cultivar Tifrunner chromosome 13, arahy.Tifrunner.gnm2.J5K5, whole genome shotgun sequence genomic window:
- the LOC112738086 gene encoding uncharacterized protein, producing the protein MRRKGKEKTSSKAPVPIPPSNQPDTFFIEKAQEHYRKVEKKTFHYERKLNLPDKYAEAITNRLDYYGWKFIEFNPVEVNEYMVKEFYGNLPNEGAESVFLRGMQLDTSNHALEALLPIPHIPESEDDYIKIAVDLIQGKIRLDAVLEKIGLPEARWEYSRGEKAVPLSIACSYLHPEARI; encoded by the coding sequence ATGCGTCGTAAGGGAAAGGAGAAAACTTCTTCCAAGGCTCCTGTCCCTATCCCCCCAAGCAACCAGCCTGATACTTTCTTCATTGAGAAGGCCCAAGAGCACTATAGAAAAGTGGAAAAGAAGACCTTCCATTATGAAAGGAAGCTGAATTTACCAGATAAATATGCTGAGGCTATCACCAACCGCCTGGACTACTATGGATGGAAATTCATAGAATTCAACCCAGTGGAAGTCAATGAATACATGGTCAAGGAATTCTATGGAAATTTACCCAACGAGGGCGCCGAGTCAGTTTTCCTTAGAGGAATGCAGTTGGACACTTCCAACCATGCTTTAGAGGCACTCCTCCCGATTCCGCACATTCCAGAGAGCGAGGATGATTATATTAAGATAGCGGTGGATCTGATTCAAGGAAAAATCAGGTTAGACGCAGTTCTGGAGAAGATTGGCCTACCTGAGGCCAGGTGGGAGTACAGCAGGGGAGAGAAAGCGGTACCCCTAAGCATTGCATGCTCATATCTACATCCTGAGGCGAGGATCTAG